A single window of Channa argus isolate prfri chromosome 2, Channa argus male v1.0, whole genome shotgun sequence DNA harbors:
- the LOC137109726 gene encoding protein C19orf12 homolog: MAPRIDDVMRLCCEISAHDQIKVAVKSCAKGAMVTGGSAFVGGLLGGPFGIAVGGAVGGVLGSMLASGQFKPLPEILMELPSHEQQKLYEVVNVVLVNLDWIDEAQLIALVMANATLQQQVTAALLNYVTNELRAEVCYED, translated from the exons ATGGCTCCACGCATAGATGATGTCATGCGTCTGTGCTGTGAAATATCAGCTCATGATCAGATCAAGGTTGCAGTGAAAAGCTGCGCCAAGGGAGCAATGGTGACAGGAGGATCTGCCTTTGTAGGTGGGCTGCTTGGTGGACCTTTTGGGATTGCTGTTG GTGGAGCAGTTGGTGGCGTTTTGGGCTCCATGCTGGCCAGTGGTCAGTTCAAGCCTCTGCCTGAGATCCTGATGGAGCTGCCGTCTCATGAACAACAGAAGCTCTATGAAGTTGTTAATGTTGTCTTGGTTAACCTGGACTGGATTGACGAAGCCCAGCTAATTGCCCTTGTGATGGCCAATGCCACCCTCCAGCAGCAGGTTACTGCTGCGTTACTGAACTACGTAACAAATGAACTCCGAGCAGAGGTGTGTTATGAAGACTAA
- the LOC137109742 gene encoding protein C19orf12 homolog, translating to MAPRIDDVMRLCCEISAHDQIKVAVKSSAKGAMVTGGSAFLGGLLGGPFGIAVGGAVGGVLGCWLTSGQFKPLPEILMELPSHEQQKLYKDVMVVLGSLDWMDAAQLIGLVMGNTTLQQQVTAALLNYVTNELRAEVCYKE from the exons ATGGCTCCACGCATAGATGATGTCATGCGTCTGTGCTGTGAAATATCAGCTCATGATCAAATCAAGGTTGCAGTGAAAAGCTCCGCCAAGGGAGCAATGGTGACAGGAGGATCTGCCTTTCTAGGTGGGCTGCTTGGTGGACCTTTTGGGATTGCTGTTG GTGGAGCAGTTGGTGGCGTTTTGGGCTGCTGGCTGACCAGTGGTCAGTTCAAGCCTCTGCCTGAGATCCTGATGGAGCTGCCATCTCATGAACAACAGAAGCTCTATAAAGATGTTATGGTTGTCTTGGGCAGCCTGGACTGGATGGACGCAGCCCAGCTAATTGGACTTGTGATGGGCAATACCACCCTCCAGCAGCAGGTCACTGCTGCGTTACTGAACTACGTAACAAATGAACTCCGAGCAGAGGTGTGTTATAAAGAATAA